The following coding sequences are from one Diospyros lotus cultivar Yz01 chromosome 7, ASM1463336v1, whole genome shotgun sequence window:
- the LOC127806309 gene encoding LEAF RUST 10 DISEASE-RESISTANCE LOCUS RECEPTOR-LIKE PROTEIN KINASE-like 2.4 isoform X4 gives MAAVSFIPFVALYFLSHPAVSANDNSKISCPPSFPCRNSGPLLYFPFYNANNPQCGLCSVVCPDRENHVGEITCGNENFLVTEISSTPSGNGSVEVYEPEFTKRSLAGDCSGFRNFSLPNSPSISFTIPHNLTLFKCSKSYRHSPPALDEYLNYTGCDDFNLYYKQHNVSASAHSFHDCETILRPLTSTPSKKKTEPGENDDDLLKLLNGTYHVEFQVTKVCLKCHGRGDQCDTTIDQKFHCKAKKKGPNLKLILPLGSIALVAMIFLFYYIEWKHLSKRILCLENLGKIDDQNVEAFLKSFGSLVSKRYSYLEIKKITNSFKNKLGEGGFGGVYKGKLHDGQFVAVKLLKESKGDGEQFINEVASISRTSHVNIVSLLGFCYENGKKALIFEFMANGSLDKFIYDRNMPNEHELGLEELYKIVVGVAKGLEYLHLGCKTRILHFDIKPHNILLDENFCPKISDFGLAKQCLHKQSIISLFGTRGTIGYIAPELFSRNYGGVSYKVDVYSYGMMILDMIVGRKNWNDSAVDCSSDMYFPDWKYKHLEKEQEIGHHCITSEEEDEKARKMIIVGLWCIQTDPLNRPSMTKVLEMLEGSLHSLHVPPKPVLFSINGPVITHCSGTYDITLCSSNVS, from the exons ATGGCGGCTGTTTCTTTCATTCCGTTTGTGGCCTTGTATTTCCTGTCTCATCCCGCTGTTTCTGCTAATGATAACAGCAAGATCAGCTGTCCCCCGTCGTTTCCCTGCAGAAATTCCGGACCACtgctttattttcctttctacaATGCCAACAATCCCCAGTGCGGGCTGTGTTCTGTGGTTTGCCCTGATCGCGAAAATCATGTAGGAGAAATCACTTGCGGAAATGAAAACTTTCTGGTAACTGAAATCTCATCCACGCCCAGCGGTAACGGCAGTGTTGAAGTCTATGAGCCAGAGTTCACAAAACGTTCACTTGCCGGCGATTGCAGTGGCTTCAGGAATTTCAGCTTACCCAATTCTCCTTCTATTTCCTTCACTATCCCTCACAATCTCACCCTCTTCAAGTGCTCGAAAAGCTATCGACATAGCCCTCCAGCACTTGATGAGTATTTAAACTACACAGGCTGTGATGATTTCAATTTGTACTACAAGCAGCACAACGTTTCTGCTTCTGCCCATTCTTTTCATGACTGCGAAACCATTCTTCGGCCTTTGACTTCGACGCcatctaaaaagaaaactgaaCCTGGTGAGAACGATGACGATCTATTAAAACTATTGAATGGTACCTATCATGTCGAATTTCAAGTGACCAAGGTTTGTCTCAAATGTCACGGGAGAGGAGACCAATGCGACACCACCATCGACCAAAAATTTCACtgcaaagcaaaaaaaaagg GGCCAAACCTCAAACTGATCCTTCCCTTAG GAAGTATTGCATTAGTAGCCATGATATTCTTGTTCTACTATATTGAATGGAAACACTTGTCAAAAAGAATTCTTTGTTTGGAAAATCTTGGAAAAATAGATGATCAAAATGTTGAGGCATTTCTAAAGAGCTTTGGTTCTCTTGTCTCTAAAAGATATAGCTACTTGGAGATTAAGAAAATCACCAActctttcaaaaataaactCGGTGAAGGAGGCTTTGGTGGTGTTTATAAAGGAAAGTTACATGATGGGCAGTTCGTGGCAGTGAAACTTTTGAAGGAATCAAAGGGTGATGGAGAACAATTTATTAATGAGGTTGCAAGTATAAGTCGGACATCTCATGTTAATATTGTAAGTCTGTTGGGTTTCTGTTATGAGAATGGGAAAAAGGCTCTAATTTTTGAGTTCATGGCTAATGGATCTCTCGacaaatttatatatgataGAAATATGCCAAATGAACATGAATTGGGATTGGAAGAATTGTATAAGATTGTTGTTGGTGTTGCTAAAGGGTTAGAGTACCTCCATTTGGGTTGCAAGACAAGGATTTTGCATTTTGATATAAAGCCTCATAACATTCTTCTAGATGAAAATTTTTGTCCCAAAATATCTGATTTTGGACTTGCTAAACAATGTCTTCACAAGCAGAGTATCATATCATTGTTTGGAACAAGAGGGACGATTGGATATATTGCCCCTGAGCTATTTTCAAGAAACTATGGAGGGGTCTCTTATAAAGTAGATGTTTATAGTTATGGGATGATGATTTTGGACATGATTGTGGGAAGAAAAAATTGGAATGATTCAGCCGTTGATTGTAGTAGTGATATGTATTTTCCGGATTGGAAATACAAACATCTTGAAAAGGAACAAGAAATTGGGCATCATTGTATTACaagcgaagaagaagatgaaaaagcAAGAAAGATGATAATAGTTGGCTTGTGGTGCATACAAACCGATCCCTTAAACCGTCCATCAATGACTAAAGTGTTGGAAATGTTGGAAGGAAGCCTACATTCATTACATGTCCCACCTAAACCTGTCTTGTTTTCTATTAATGGACCAGTAATTACACATTGTTCAGGCACATATGACATCACATTATGTTCATCCAATGTGAGTTGA